Genomic window (Arcobacter aquimarinus):
CTTTTACAATTTTAGAAAGCTACGCTTTTGCTTATGAAAGTGCTGAAAAGCAAATGCCATTTTACACAAGAGTTGAAGATATTGAAGAATCAATTTTTAACTCATCATTCTTTGATTTCTTCAGTGAAGATAAAAAATCAAACTATGATGAATATTACAAAAGAATTTTAGGATTAAAATAATGATTGATAAAAAACATTTAGATTATATAACTTCTATTGTTGGTCTTGAAAATATAAAAAGTGATAAAGCTCATTTAATAGCTTTTTGTTATGATGCAACAAGAACAAGATTTGAACCAGATGCAGTTGTATTTCCACGACATGAGCAAGATATAAGCGATATTTTAAAGTATTGTAATGAACACAAAATAATAATTGTACCAAGAGGTGCTGGTTCTGGATTTACAGGTGGGGCACTACCAGCAAATGGAGGAATTATTCTTTCATTAGAGCGACATATGAATAAGCTTTTAGAAATTGATATGGAAAATATGGTTGGAGTTGTTCAACCAGGACTTATAAATATGGAGTTCCAAAAAGCAGTTGAAGCTGTTGGATTATTTTATCCGCCAGATCCAGCAAGTGAAGAGTACTCAACACTTGGAGGAAATGTAAGTGAAAATGCAGGTGGAATGAGAGCTGCTAAATATGGAATTACAAAAGATTATGTAATGGCATTAAGAGCTGTTTTACCAAATGGAGATATTATTGTTGCTGGTAAAAAAACAATAAAAGATGTTGCCGGATATAACACTGCTGGTATTTTGATAGCGAGTGAAGGAACATTAGCTATTATTACTGAAATCACTTTAAAATTGATTCCAAAACCAAAGTTTAAACAAACATATATGGGTGTTTTCCCTTCTGTTGATACGGCAATGACTGCTGTATTTAAATCTCTAGCAGCTGGTGCAAATCCTGTTGCTATGGAATTTTTAGATGCACTTGTTATAAAAGCTTTAAGACAAAAATTTCCTCAAATAAGCCTACCAGAACATGCAGGTGGAATTTTAGTAGGAGATGTGGATGCAAGTAGCCAAGCAGAGATTGATTCACAACTTCAAACTTTAAAAGAATCATTTGCTGCAAATGGTTCTATTGATTTTATTGTTGCACAAAATGAAGAAGAAGGTAAAAAATTATGGTTTGCTAGACGTAATGCAAGTCCAGCAACGATGATTTATGGAACTAAAAAATTAAATGAAGATATTTCTGTTCCAAGAAGTAAACTTCCAGTTGCATTGGATGGAATATACAAAATTGGTGAAAAATATGGTTTCCAAGTTCCATGTTTTGGACATGCAGGAGATGGAAATATTCACGTAAATGTAATGGTAAAAGATAAAACAAATCCAAAAGAGATGGAAGATGGACATAAAGCCATTGAAGAAATTTTCCAATATGTTGTTGATTTAGGTGGAACTTTAAGTGGTGAGCATGGAATTGGAACATCTAAAGCTCCATTTATGCATATTGCGTTTAGTGAAGCTGAAATGAACTTATTCAGAAGTATCAAAAAAGCATTTGACCCAAATAATATTTTAAATCCATTTAAAATGGGACTTTAATGATAAGAGAATAATATGGAAGAAAAAAGCATCTTAAGAAAGTTAATTGATGGGTTAGATTCATTTTTCAATGATGATACAACTTATTATGCAGCTTCTTTAAGCTTTTTTACCATTTTCTCTATCTTACCAATAATTGCCCTTGTTATTGCAATAATCTCAAATTTTTCTGAATTTGACAACTATATTGATATCTTTACAAACTATATTTTTAACCTTATAAATCCAACTCACTCAACAGAAATAGTTGAAACTTTAAAAAAATATATATCGAACTCCAACCAATTAGGATTATTAGGTTTAATTTATATGACATTTGTTTTTATAATGTTCTTTAAAGATTATGAATACATAGTAAATAAAATTCATAAAACAAAAAGAAAATCTATTCAATTTTCTTTTATCTTTTATACTTTATATTTAATAGTAGTTGCATTACTTTTTGTTGCTTCAAATATAATAATGTCTATTTATAATAATATTTTTATAGAAATAGTTTTATCTTATATCTTTGGATGGTTAATATTTTTTACTCTATTTAAATTAAGCGTAAATAGAAAGATAAACAATAAAGCAGCTATTATTTCCTCTTTGCTAACGTTTATTGTTATTACTGTTACAAAGAATTTATTTGTTTATTATGTAATTTATAATAAAACTTATGCAACCATTTATGGTTCCCTTGCAACTTTATTATTTACTTTTTTTTGGATTTATATCTCATGGATTATTTATTTATATGGAATTAAAATGTGTCATAGATTAAATATTCAAGAACAGTTGAGAAAAGATAATTTATAAATTTTAAATTGTAAAGTTATATCTATTGTCAAACGAACTGCTAAAATCGCCAGTTAAAACTAAAAAAAAGTTACATTCTGAAACTTAAACCAACTCTGTTTTTTCTACCATTTTATCTGAAGATTTAGCTCCAAACTTATAAACATCTGAATTGATAATTCCATTCTCTTTTTTCTCTTTTAACCTATAACTATCTCCTTGTATATTGATTATATGTGAATGATGTAATACTCTATCTAGTATCGCTGTTGTAACAATTTTATCTCCTGCAAACACTTGTGTCCATTTACTAAACACTAAATTTGATGTTAAAATTGTTGAACCTTTTTCATAGCGTTTTGAAATAATTTGGAAAAAATGATTAGCTTCTTCTTTATTCATATTAAAATAGCCTATCTCATCAATAACAAGTATTGACGGATTTGTAATTGATTTTAAAAAAGAATCATATTTCTTCTCTTTTTTTGCATTATTTGCTAAAGATAAAAGTTCAGATATAGTTGTAAATCTGGCTTTATATCTATGTTGTACAGCTTTAAATGCTAATGCAATTGCAAGATGAGTTTTACCAACACCACATTGTCCTAATAGAATAATATTCTCATTTCTTTTTATAAATGTAAGTGTTGCTAATTCTTCAATTTGTTTTCTATTAACTCCGACAGAGAAACTATAATCAAATTGTTCTAATGTTTTTATAGCTGGAAATCCAGCTAATTTTGTTAATATATTTTTACTTCTATCCATCCTATTTTCTACTTCAATTTTAAGCATTTCATGTAAAAATTGAGTATATTGCCAATTTTCTTTTGCTGCCGTTGTTGCTATTGTATGGTATTCATTTTCAATAGTTGAGAGTTTTAATTCTCTGCATAATTCGATAATTTCATTATTTAATTCCATAACGTATTTCCTATTTGATTAATTGTAAAAAAGGAACTACATATAGAGTAACAGCTGGTATTAGTTCATCATAACTTTGAATATCTCTTGATGGTATGTAAATTGAAGTTGTGCTAACTTTATTATTGAATGAAGACTCTTTTTTAGCTACACTTTGGATGGATTCCTACATAAGGTTTAGGTCGTGAGCGCAAGTGGGGTTGCTCCTGTATAATTCCATTGGAATTTGTAATGTTGTTTGATGAATTCTTTTATTTGCTGTATCATCAAGCCATTTTAAAACTTCAGCATTAGCATTTTCTATATTGAGTTGATAATTTTTCATAGATAGTTTAACTTTTAAACCATTATGGAAATTGTATCTTAGATAGTGATTGAATTTTTCAACTTTTCCTTTAGTTTTAGCTCTATATGGTTTACAAAGTTTTATAGCAAAGCCACAATGCTTTGCAAAGTCTTCAAAGAGAGCATTAAATTGATGTTTACCTCTACCATAACCATTTCTTCTTAAAATTACTGTCTTCATATTATCATACAAACATTCCTGTGGTACTCCACCGAAATATTCAAATGCACGCGACAAAATAAAACATACATTTAGTATGTTTTATTCTATCTTCTATGGCATCCTAATAATGTTTCAACTTTTTCATTATCCACATATTCAACATAAGATGCCCTACTATAACCCATTGTTGCAACAAATGCTGAAAGATTATCTTTGGGAAACTCTACCCAATCAACTTGCATTTGTTTACCTGCTGGAGTTTCAAATCTAATTAATGGTTCATCATCTTTAGTGCGTTTTCTGAGTTCATATTTCCTCATAACTTGTTGAAGCCATCGTAAACTATCATCGTATCCTAGTTTTACAATTTCATCATATATTACAGTAGTTGGAATTTCAACTCCTTCATTTCTTGCTGTTTCAAGCATAGTTGCAATATATGGTAAATATGGGTCAACACTATTTATTACTGGTTTTCGATTTATTTTTGGAATATAATCATCTGGAGCATTTGCATAACGCCTAACAGTATCTCTACTAAGACCTAATTTTCGTGCAATGGCACTTTTACTAAAGCCTTTTTCTAAAAGTTTTTTTATCATTTTTATATCGCCTTTCCTTAACACTTTACTCCTTTCATAGATTTAAAAGGAGTCTAGCAAAAATTAATTTATTTTTTTAAGGTTTAGTATAAAAATGTAGCTTCTAACATTTCTGACTGGCGATTTTGGCAGTTCGTTTGACAAATTTTTTCTAGCTATTATAATTGTTTGTTGAAGTCTTTATTATATACACTAATCCAAGCAAAAATTAGACTAGTTTTGTGTATCATTTTTATTATGAAAGTTAGAAAGCCCATAAAGTGGTGCTCGCAATCGGAGTTGAACCGATAACCTCTTCCTTACCATGGAATTGCTCTACCATTGGAGCTATGCAAGCAAATTAAGTAAGACATACTAACAAAAAAAGAGTAAAAAAGCCTTTAGAAGAAAAGAGATAGAAAACAAGAACTAAAGAGGAAATAACAAACAAGGGTAAAAAGGGTAGGTAAAAAAAAAGCTTCTTCCAAAGAGAACTAGTAGTAGTTCAAATAGAAAGAAGCTTTGTGTGTGTAAAAACTCAAAGCTGGCAGCGACCTACGTTTCCACCAGGGGACCCGGCAGTATTATCGGCGATGAAATGCTTGACTTCCAGGTTCGGAATGGGACTGGGTATTTCCACTTCTCTGTAGCCACCAGCAAGTTGAGTATTAAATAAATTAAGAATAAAAAAGAACTAAAATTCTGTTCACTCATAAAAATCATCACTTAGATAATTTCTCTAAATTTACTTAATACTCAACTCGTTAAGGAGTTAAGAAAAAATAATGCTAAAGTCTTTGCTTCTTAAAAAAATTGACATTTTTTCAAGGTAACATTAAACACAATATATATTAAATATAAAAACATATATTTAATAAGATAGTAAACCAAAGAATTGTTAAAATAAGCCAAACGTTCTATTAGTACTGGTCAGCTAAACGCCTTACAACGCTTACACATCCAGCCTATCAACCAGCTAGTCTTGCTGGGAACTTCAGGGAAAGTTAATCTTAGAGTTGGCTTCGAGCTTAGATGCTTTCAGCTCTTATCACATCCGTACGTAGCTACCCAACGATGCTCTTGGCAGAACAATTGGTACACCAGTGGTACGTTCATCCCGGTCCTCTCGTACTAGGGACAAATCTCTTCAACTTTCCTACGCCCACGGAAGATAGGGACCGAACTGTCTCACGACGTTCTGAACCCAGCTCGCGTACCGCTTTAAATGGCGAACAGCCATACCCTTGGGACCGACTTCAGCCCCAGGATGCGATGAGCCGACATCGAGGTGCCAAACCTCCCCGTCGATGTGAGCTCTTGGGGGAGATCAGCCTGTTATCCCCGGCGTACCTTTTATCCTTTGAGCGATGGCCCTTCCACGCAGAACCACCGGATCACTATGACCGACTTTCGTCTCTGTTCGACTTGTATGTCTCACAGTCAAGCTAGTTTATGCCATTATACTCAACAAGCGATTTCCATCCGCTTTGAACTAACCTTTGTAAGCCTCCGTTACTTTTTAGGAGGCGACCGCCCCAGTCAAACTACCCACCAGACATTGTCCTGATACAAGATAATTGTACGCAGTTAGTAACTCAAATATTCAAGGGTGGTATCTCAAGGATGGCTCCGCTAGTACTTGCGTCCTAGCATCACAGCCTCCCACCTATCCTGCACATGAATATCCAAGCTACAGTGTCAAGCTGTAGTAAAGGTGCACGGGGTCTTTCCGTCTTTCCGCGGGTAGGAGGAATTTTCACCTCCACTACAATTTCACTGGATCCCTGGTTGAGACAGCTCCCATCTCGTTACGCCATTCATGCAGGTCGGTATTTAACCGACAAGGAATTTCGCTACCTTAGGACCGTTATAGTTACGGCCGCCGTTTACTCGGGCTTCAATCAAATGCTTCGCTTGCGCTGACATCATCAGTTAACCTTCGAGCACCGGGCAGGCGTCACACCTTATACATCCACTTACGTGTTAGCAAAGTGCTGTGTTTTTGGTAAACAGTCGGGAGGGACTCTTTGTTGCAACCTCTCTAGCTTTTTGGAGCAAGTCCATATACCAAAGTAGGCACACCTTATACCGAAGATACGGTGCTAGTTTGCAGAGTTCCTTAACCAGGGTTCTTCCACGCGCCTTAGAATACTCATCCCACCCACCTGTGTCGGTTTACGGTACGGGCAACATACAATATACTTAGTGGCTTTTCTTGGCACGACAGTATCATCGATTCTCCATCTCCTCCGAAGAGTGTCAAGAGCCTGTAAGATCTCGGCCTATTGCAACCCGGATTTGCCTAAGTTACAGCCTACGTCCTTCGACCCACTATTCCATCAGTGAGCTCGATTAACTCTATGCGTCCCCACATCGCGCTTATATGTTGGTATTGAAATATTAATCAATTTGCCATCGTCTACCCCTTTCGGACTCGACTTAGGTCCCGACTAACCCTACGATGACGAGCATCGCGTAGGAAACCTTGGGTTTTCGGCGTTGAGGATTCTCACCTCAATTATCGCTACTCATGCCTGCATGCTCACTTCTATCCGCTCCAACGCTCCTTACCGGTACATCTTCTACGCTGAATAGAACGCTCTCCTACCACTCAATTAAAAATTGAATCTAAAGCTTCGGTGTACATCTTAGCCCCGTTATATTTTCCGCGCAGAATCACTAGACCAGTGAGCTGTTACGCTTTCTTTAAAGGATGGCTGCTTCTAAGCCAACCTCCTGGTTGTCACAGTAACTCCACATCGTTTTCCACTTAGATGTAACTTAGGGACCTTAGCTGTTAGTCTGGGTTGTTCCCCTCTCGACGATTGATTTTATCACCCACCGCCTGACTCCTGTGATTCCACATATAGTATTCATAGTTTGATAGGGTTTGGTACCGCGGTAAGCAGCCCTAGCCCATTCAGTGCTCTACCCCTATATGCTACAACACAAGGCTATACCTAAATATATTTCGGAGAGAACCAGCTATCACGAAGTTTGATTGGCCTTTCACCCCTATCCACAAGTCATCCCAAGACTTTTCAACGCCTGCGGGTTCGGTCCTCCACTGGCTCTTACACCAGCTTCAACCTGCTCATGGATAGATCACTTCGTTTCGGGTCTGCAGCATCTGACTAATTCGCCCTATTAAGACTCGCTTTCGCTACGGCTTCGTACTTGACTTAACCTTGCCAGACACCACAACTCGCAGGCTCATTATGCAAAAGGCAGTCCATCACCCTGATAAATCATAGGGCTCTGAATGATTGTAAGCTAATGGTTTCAGGTTCTATTTCACTCTCCTCGCTGGAGTACTTTTCACCTTTCCCTCACGGTACTTGTTCACTATCGATCTGTAAGTAGTATTTAGGATTGGAGGGTGGTCCCCCCAGTTTCAGTCAAAATATCACGTGTTCCGACCTACTCAGGATACCATTAGAGCTATTGAGAATTTAAACTACAGGAGTTTCACCTTCTATGCTACACTTTTCCAAGTATTTCATCTATCCTCTTTAGTCTCATGTTATGGTCCTACAACCCCCAATGCAAGCATTGGGTTTGTCCTAATCCGCTTTCGCTCGCCGCTACTAACGGAATCTCGTTTGATTTCTCTTCCTCTGGCTACTGAGATGTTTCACTTCACCAGGTTAGCTCCCATATTGGGTAATATAGCTCTCACTATATTGGGTTGCCCCATTCAGAAATCCCCGGATCAAAGCTCTTTGGCAGCTCCCCGAGGCTTATCGCAGCCTAATACGTCTTTCATCGCCTCTTACAGTCTAGGCATCCACCATTAGCCCTTAATAGCTTATTAATAAATAGAGTTAAACTCTATCGCATTTTTGATAATATTCTTTGGCTACTATCTTATTAAACATATTACTTAAAATATATCTAATAAAACATGTTGTGTTCTATCTATAGTTTTATTTCTAAAATTTAGATATGAAATTTTTTTTGTTTTAAATTATTTAACATTGCTGTTATATAATTCTTACGAAAAAATTAAAGACTTTAACATTATATTTTTAAATATCATTTTCAAATCTCTTTGAAAAACTTTGATTCGAAAATCAAATATAAATTCAATCTCTTTGAACTTATATTTAACTTTCTATCATCTTTTTTTATCTTAATTGAACTATTTCTATTTAAAACTCTCATTTTAAATAATAGGTGGTGGAGAATAGCGGGATCGAACCGCTGACCTCCTGCGTGCAAAGCAGGCGCTCTCCCAGCTGAGCTAATTCCCCAACCTAAATTAATCTTTACTAGATTATTTAATGGTGGGCCTATCAGGACTTGAACCTGAGACCTCACGATTATCAGTCGAGCGCTCTAGCCAGCTGAGCTATAGGCCCCTTTTACTACCTATTTAAATAATCTTTATAAACCGAATATAAAATCATATATTTTTTTAAGTTTTTAAGTTAAGAAACAAATCTTAACTTAATTCTCTGAAAGGAGGTGATCCAACCGCAGGTTCTCCTACGGTTACCTTGTTACGACTTCACCCCAGTCGCTGAATCCACTGTGGAAGGTAGCTATTTTAGCATCCCCGCTTCGAATGAGTTCAACTCCCATGGTGTGACGGGCGGTGAGTACAAGACCCGGGAACGTATTCACCGTAGCATAGCTGATCTACGATTACTAGCGATTCCAACTTCATGTAGTCGAGTTGCAGACTACAATCCGAACTGGGAGATATTTTTGAGATTTGCTCCACCTCGCGGTATTGCTGCTCTTTGTATACCCCATTGTAGCACGTGTGTAGCCCTGGACGTAAGGGCCATGATGACTTGACGTCGTCCTCACCTTCCTCCTACTTGCGTAGGCAGTCTCATTAGAGTTCTCAGCCGAACTGTTAGCAACTAATGACGAGGGTTGCGCTCGTTGCGGGACTTAACCCAACATCTCACGACACGAGCTGACGACAGCCGTGCAGCACCTGTATATAAGTTTCTGCAAGCAGACACCAATCTATCTCTAGAAAGTTCTTACTATGTCAAGTCCAGGTAAGGTTCTTCGTGTATCGTCGAATTAAACCACATGCTCCACCGCTTGTGCGGGTCCCCGTCTATTCCTTTGAGTTTTAATCTTGCGACCGTACTCCCCAGGCGGTACACTTAATGTGTTAACTGCATTACTGCAAGGTCGAGCCTCACAACAACTAGTGTACATCGTTTAGGGCGTGGACTACCAGGGTATCTAATCCTGTTTGCTCCCCACGCTTTCGCGTCTCAGCGTCAATAATGTTCCAGTAGATCGCCTTCGCAATCGGTATTCCTTCTGATCTCTACGGATTTTACCCCTACACCAGAAATTCCATCTACCTCTCCCACATTCTAGGTATACAGTTTCAAAAGCAGTTCTATAGTTAAGCTATAGGATTTCACTTCTGACTTATATACCCGCCTACACGCTCTTTACGCCCAGTGATTCCGAGTAACGCTTGCACCCTCCGTATTACCGCGGCTGCTGGCACGGAGTTAGCCGGTGCTTATTCATATAGTACCGTCATTATCTTCCTATATAAAAGGAGTTTACGCACCGAAATGTGTCATCCTCCACGCGGCGTTGCTGCATCAGACTTTCGTCCATTGTGCAATATTCCCCACTGCTGCCTCCCGTAGGAGTCTGGACCGTGTCTCAGTTCCAGTGTGACTGATCATCCTCTCAAACCAGTTAGGCGTCATAGTCTTGGTGAGCCATTACCTCACCAACAAACTGATACCATACAGACCCATCCTCTAGCACTAAAGCGTTTCCCTTGCATACTTATGTATTAAAGGCATATAGGGCATTAGCAGACGTTTCCATCTGTTATTCCTTTCTAGAGGGCAGGTTATCTATACATTACTCACCCGTGCGCCACTTAGCTGACAATTATAGCAAGCTATAATCCGTTCTCGTTCGACTTGCATGTGTTAAGCACGCCGCCAGCGTTCACTCTGAGCCAGGATCAAACTCTCCATAAATTATAGATTATTTGAAACTGACATTTTTGTATTATTTTACTAATTACAAAATTATCACTCATTATCATAGACAAGTTTTCAATGTTTTACCATCTCATCTTGTTTTATATATTTTTTATATTAACATTATTTCTTATTTTATTTCTGTAAACAATGAAACAGATTTTTATAAGATTTATATATTCGGTTTATAAAGATTACTTCATAAACTTCAATTAAATTATTTTAAAGATCATCCTAATAAACTAAAACCTTTCTCATCTCTCTTTCGTTTGATGCGCTTCAGTCAATTTGGACGGGAATTATAATAGGATTTTTTATCCTTGTCAAGAGCTTACAGCTTAAATTTAGCTAAAATTTTCAAATTTACTGTTTTAGAAAAAGGATTTCCCTTTTTCTAGCAGTTTTTCGTATTATAAATTTGAAATAAATGTAGCTAAAGCTTCTATTTCTGCATCTGTTTTATTTTCAACTTGAGGTTTCATAATATTTTTCATCACTCCACCATAACTTCCATTTTTATATCCATTCATTGCATTTATAATTTTTTCTTTATCCCAACCTGCAATAATTTGTGATTTTCCTAGAGCTTCTTTTTCTGCTTTTT
Coding sequences:
- a CDS encoding FAD-binding oxidoreductase; amino-acid sequence: MIDKKHLDYITSIVGLENIKSDKAHLIAFCYDATRTRFEPDAVVFPRHEQDISDILKYCNEHKIIIVPRGAGSGFTGGALPANGGIILSLERHMNKLLEIDMENMVGVVQPGLINMEFQKAVEAVGLFYPPDPASEEYSTLGGNVSENAGGMRAAKYGITKDYVMALRAVLPNGDIIVAGKKTIKDVAGYNTAGILIASEGTLAIITEITLKLIPKPKFKQTYMGVFPSVDTAMTAVFKSLAAGANPVAMEFLDALVIKALRQKFPQISLPEHAGGILVGDVDASSQAEIDSQLQTLKESFAANGSIDFIVAQNEEEGKKLWFARRNASPATMIYGTKKLNEDISVPRSKLPVALDGIYKIGEKYGFQVPCFGHAGDGNIHVNVMVKDKTNPKEMEDGHKAIEEIFQYVVDLGGTLSGEHGIGTSKAPFMHIAFSEAEMNLFRSIKKAFDPNNILNPFKMGL
- a CDS encoding YihY/virulence factor BrkB family protein; the encoded protein is MEEKSILRKLIDGLDSFFNDDTTYYAASLSFFTIFSILPIIALVIAIISNFSEFDNYIDIFTNYIFNLINPTHSTEIVETLKKYISNSNQLGLLGLIYMTFVFIMFFKDYEYIVNKIHKTKRKSIQFSFIFYTLYLIVVALLFVASNIIMSIYNNIFIEIVLSYIFGWLIFFTLFKLSVNRKINNKAAIISSLLTFIVITVTKNLFVYYVIYNKTYATIYGSLATLLFTFFWIYISWIIYLYGIKMCHRLNIQEQLRKDNL
- the istB gene encoding IS21-like element helper ATPase IstB, which translates into the protein MELNNEIIELCRELKLSTIENEYHTIATTAAKENWQYTQFLHEMLKIEVENRMDRSKNILTKLAGFPAIKTLEQFDYSFSVGVNRKQIEELATLTFIKRNENIILLGQCGVGKTHLAIALAFKAVQHRYKARFTTISELLSLANNAKKEKKYDSFLKSITNPSILVIDEIGYFNMNKEEANHFFQIISKRYEKGSTILTSNLVFSKWTQVFAGDKIVTTAILDRVLHHSHIINIQGDSYRLKEKKENGIINSDVYKFGAKSSDKMVEKTELV
- a CDS encoding helix-turn-helix domain-containing protein; the protein is MLRKGDIKMIKKLLEKGFSKSAIARKLGLSRDTVRRYANAPDDYIPKINRKPVINSVDPYLPYIATMLETARNEGVEIPTTVIYDEIVKLGYDDSLRWLQQVMRKYELRKRTKDDEPLIRFETPAGKQMQVDWVEFPKDNLSAFVATMGYSRASYVEYVDNEKVETLLGCHRR